A part of Perca fluviatilis chromosome 15, GENO_Pfluv_1.0, whole genome shotgun sequence genomic DNA contains:
- the kcnh4a gene encoding potassium voltage-gated channel subfamily H member 4a encodes MPVMKGLLAPQNTFLDTIATHFDGTHSNFLLGNAQGRHGYPIVYCSDGFCELTGFVRTEVMQKTCTCSFLHGAETYESVIQQVVKALECQQAYQGEVCFYRKNGNPFPCLLDIVPIKNEKGEVVLFLLSFKDISESYGKSHHQGDGVSEAAHQSRESNRSHFSQAREGGRTILHNLTNLFTKRGKRNLTNSVFQKPSLPEYKVAAVKKSRFILLHYSISKALWDWLILLATFYVAVAVPYDICFVSHDEGSDYHSLVSRSTSDIAVEMLFILDIILNFRTTYVSQSGQVVYDARSIYLHYCTTWFFVDLIAALPFDLLYAFNITVTSLVHLLKTLRLLRLLRLLQKLDRYSQYSAVVLTLLMSVFALLAHWMACVWYVIGRKEIESSDPITWDIGWLQELGKRLDTPYINRTMGGPSITSAYIASLYFTLSSLTSVGFGNVCANTDAEKIFSICIMLMGALMHAVVFGNVTAIIQRMYSRRSLYHTRMKDLKDFIRVHRLPQLLKQRMLEYFQSTWSVNNGINANELLHDFPDELRADIAMHLNKDILQLPVFERAGRGCLRSLSLHIKTSFCAPGEYLIRHGDALQANYFVCSGSLEVLKDGMVLAILGKGDLIGADLPEHDQVIKTNADVKALTYCDLQYISVRALREVLELYPEYSSRFSSDIHHNLTYNLREGSEADGATKLPWSSGLSQCHASMGHKLPYIVEADEDEHGEDRRHSQQRRLPLVHGIGSAVRQPCLSSLLGKEFHHINALHIGRLPVQDGRGQSPSPQPIANQELSPSPLPSLTSDPGLNHRPANLLMPSLPCVSPLNLSPRVVDGIEDNGQAFQFNVEPRETKTNVTDRFQVSANLLLETEEVRQNISKLNKEVSNLNQEVSNLAKELHDIMHFLQSHVAMLHALPDSSYSCGIQMVPSPSVTQPHVPLNIASSLHPHHESISHPTRNVWGCSGMPSQGRSPTLLHSSSPVPSCLHLCCSDREGATAHRLQSQCPFQVSRTTPNSPFVTHPHARGGPSLLSHSSAFSSFPVICQAPQVPYNTSIPTMSNSHPLCFPVNSGYSHPSLSIQTNSDPTHNQTNSQTPIHSSIIYTGQPQYHTTFSSLTPSAVHTSTCIGHNQSHQGSINASRQNDPVGSSPIHLTQDHASSLLGQVTDRDCRTSRYQERTDSIESQDTSISTPNVEVQPPLLDVEGIQSPH; translated from the exons ATGCCTGTGATGAAGGGCCTCCTTGCTCCACAAAACACCTTCTTGGACACCATTGCAACCCACTTTGATGGCACCC ACAGTAACTTCCTACTGGGAAATGCTCAGGGTCGTCATGGCTACCCAATTGTGTACTGCTCTGACGGGTTTTGTGAGCTGACCGGCTTTGTTCGGACTGAGGTGATGCAGAAAACATGTACCTGCAGCTTCCTGCATGGAGCCGAGACCTACGAGAGTGTAATCCAACAGGTAGTCAAAGCTCTGGAGTGCCAGCAGGCGTATCAGGGAGAAGTCTGCTTCTATAGGAAAAATG GAAATCCATTTCCGTGCCTCCTGGATATTGTGCCAATCAAAAATGAGAAAGGTGAGGTGGTGCTGTTCCTCTTGTCCTTTAAAGACATCAGTGAATCATATGGGAAAAGCCATCACCAAGGAGACG GTGTGTCAGAGGCTGCTCACCAGAGCAGGGAAAGCAATCGATCACACTTTTCTCAAGCTCGAGAAGGGGGGAGGACTATTCTGCACAACCTAACCAACCTGTTCACCAAGAGGGGCAAGAGGAATCTGACTAAT AGTGTATTTCAGAAACCGTCTCTACCTGAGTACAAGGTGGCAGCTGTTAAGAAGTCACGTTTCATCCTGCTACACTACAGCATCTCCAAGGCCTTGTGGGACTGGCTAATTCTACTGGCGACCTTCTACGTTGCTGTCGCTGTGCCTTATGACATCTGCTTTGTCAGTCATGATGAGGGCAGCGACTATCACTCACTTGTCAGCCGCAGCACCAGTGACATAGCAGTGGAGATGCTCTTCATACTTG ATATTATTCTGAATTTCCGTACAACCTATGTGAGTCAGTCAGGTCAGGTAGTGTACGACGCCCGCTCCATCTACCTCCATTACTGCACCACTTGGTTCTTTGTGGATCTGATCGCAGCGTTGCCCTTTGACCTTCTCTATGCTTTCAACATCACAGTG ACCTCGCTAGTGCACTTGTTGAAGACGCTTCGTCTGCTGCGTCTACTGCGCCTGTTACAGAAACTGGATCGCTACTCCCAGTACAGCGCTGTGGTCCTGACCCTGCTCATGTCTGTGTTTGCTCTGCTGGCTCACTGGATGGCTTGTGTCTGGTATGTCATTGGACGCAAGGAGATAGAAAGCAGTGACCCCATTACCTGGGACATAG GCTGGCTTCAGGAGTTGGGAAAGCGTCTGGACACACCATACATCAACCGCACCATGGGTGGTCCCTCCATCACTAGTGCCTACATCGCCTCTCTCTACTTCACCCTCAGTAGCCTCACCAGTGTCGGTTTTGGCAACGTGTGTGCCAATACAGACGCCGAGAAAATCTTCTCCATCTGCATTATGCTCATGGGTG CCCTGATGCACGCAGTGGTCTTCGGCAACGTGACAGCCATCATCCAGCGCATGTACTCACGGCGCTCTCTCTACCACACCCGAATGAAGGATCTCAAGGACTTCATCCGTGTGCATCGGCTGCCTCAGCTGTTAAAGCAGAGGATGCTAGAGTACTTTCAGTCCACCTGGTCTGTCAACAATGGCATCAATGCTAATGAG CTGCTGCATGACTTCCCAGATGAACTGCGAGCTGACATTGCCATGCACCTGAACAAAGACATCCTGCAGCTGCCTGTATTTGAGCGAGCCGGCAGAGGGTGTCTGCGCTCCCTTTCCCTGCACATCAAGACCTCTTTTTGTGCCCCTGGGGAATATCTTATACGCCATGGAGATGCCCTACAAGCCAACTATTTTGTCTGCTCTGGCTCCCTGGAGGTTCTGAAAGATGGCATGGTGCTTGCCATCCTGG GCAAAGGTGACCTTATTGGGGCTGATCTCCCGGAACATGACCAGGTGATCAAGACCAATGCAGACGTGAAGGCGCTGACCTACTGTGACTTGCAGTACATCAGTGTTCGGGCTTTGAGGGAGGTCCTTGAGCTGTACCCGGAGTACAGCAGCCGGTTCAGTTCTGACATCCACCACAACCTTACCTACAACTTGAGAGAGGGCAGTGAAGCTGAT GGAGCAACAAAGCTTCCATGGTCTTCAGGGCTGTCTCAG TGTCATGCTTCTATGGGCCATAAACTACCCTATATTGTTGAGGCAGATGAGGATGAACATGGAGAAGACCGGAGACACTCTCAGCAGAGGAGACTGCCTTTAGTACATGGAATAGGCAGCGCAGTTCGTCAGCCCTGCCTCAGCAGCCTGTTAGGAAAGGAGTTCCACCACATCAATGCACTCCACATTGGTCGGTTACCTGTTCAGGACGGTAGAGGCCAGAGTCCCTCTCCACAGCCAATCGCCAATCAGGagctctctccttctcctttgCCCAGTCTTACCAGTGACCCAGGCTTAAACCATCGACCGGCCAATCTACTCATGCCATCCTTGCCTTGTGTTAGTCCACTGAACCTTAGCCCCAG GGTCGTGGATGGAATTGAGGACAATGGTCAAGCATTTCAATTTAATGTAGAGCCGAGAGAGACAAAGACTAATGTAACAG ACCGGTTCCAAGTGAGTGCTAATCTGCTTCTGGAGACAGAGGAAGTGAGACAGAACATCAGCAAACTGAACAAAGAG GTGAGCAACTTGAACCAAGAAGTATCCAACCTGGCCAAGGAGCTCCACGAcataatgcatttcctgcagtcTCATGTGGCCATGCTCCATGCCCTTCCAGACTCCTCATACTCTTGTGGCATACAGATGGTTCCCAGTCCTAGTGTGACCCAGCCCCATGTCCCTTTAAATATTGCCAGCAGTCTGCACCCCCATCATGAATCAATTAGCCACCCTACCAGAAATGTTTGGGGCTGCAGTGGCATGCCCTCCCAGGGCAGAAGTCCCACCTTGCTGCACTCTTCAAGCCCTGTGCCATCCTGTTTACACCtgtgctgctctgacagagaAGGGGCCACAGCCCATAGGTTACAGAGCCAGTGCCCCTTCCAAGTATCCAGAACAACACCAAACTCTCCCTTTGTGACCCACCCGCATGCCCGGGGTGGTCCATCCCTCCTGAGCCACAGTTCTGCCTTCAGTAGCTTCCCAGTGATTTGTCAGGCCCCCCAGGTGCCATACAACACCTCTATTCCCACAATGAGCAACTCTCACCCTCTGTGTTTCCCGGTTAATTCTGGCTACTCCCATCCATCTCTGAGCATTCAAACTAACTCTGATCCCACACATAATCAGACCAACTCCCAGACACCCATCCATTCCTCCATCATTTACACAGGCCAGCCGCAGTATCACACTACCTTCAGTTCTCTCACCCCTTCAGCAGTCCATACTTCAACATGCATAGGGCACAACCAGAGCCATCAGGGCTCTATCAATGCCTCCAGGCAAAATGACCCAGTAGGATCCAGCCCTATCCACCTAACACAGGACCATGCATCTTCTCTTCTGGGTCAGGTAACAGACAGAGACTGTAGAACTTCACGGTATCAAGAGAGGACAGACAGTATTGAATCTCAAGATACGAGCATCAGCACTCCAAATGTAGAAGTTCAACCACCTCTCTTGGACGTGGAGGGAATACAAAGCCCACACTGA
- the hcrt gene encoding orexin, giving the protein MTSIVVDTREQYKRHLFFPREDQMTPLHTSQKMPWFPINFQKAAGMDMSSKKVLVLVLMLLLSHLACDAHSMSECCRQPARSCHLYALLCRSGSKNLGGTLTGDAAAGILTLGKRNEDEHLLQSRLNQLLQGSRNKAAGILTMGRRTEERAGDQYMDWMAQSGSIIRTPLPVLS; this is encoded by the exons ATGACGTCCATCGTTGTGGACACCAGAGAACAATATAAAAGACATTTGTTCTTCCCCCGGGAAGATCAGATGACTCCCCTTCACACAAGCCAGAAGATGCCGTGGTTCCCCATCAACTTCCAGAAAGCTGCTGGAATGGACATGTCTAGCAAG AAAGTCTTGGTGCTGGTTTTGATGTTGCTGCTGTCTCACCTGGCCTGTGATGCTCACAGCATGTCTGAGTGCTGCAGACAACCAGCTCGCTCCTGTCACCTCTATGCATTGCTGTGTCGCTCCGGCAGCAAGAACTTAGGGGGAACACTCACAGGAGACGCCGCCGCTGGCATCCTTACTCTGGGTAAACGGAATGAAGATGAGCATCTCCTGCAGAGCCGACTCAACCAGCTCCTCCAAGGCTCCAGGAACAAAGCAGCAGGGATCCTGACTATGGGCAGGAGGACTGAAGAGAGGGCTGGAGACCAGTATATGGACTGGATGGCTCAGTCAGGATCTATCATCAGGACGCCACTGCCTGTTTTAAGCTAA